The Cryptomeria japonica chromosome 6, Sugi_1.0, whole genome shotgun sequence genomic interval GAATGCTCAATGAGTTATTGCAAGAATACATTGATGTGttcgcttggtcttatgatgatttgaagtaATTTAGGAATggtcagtttcaacatcaaattctgttgaagcctggtgtttctccttttaggcaaaaactgataaatttcaatcccatgatggcagaAGCAATTTTCAAGgaggtaaataaaatgcttaaagctgggattatatatccaattcatcactccacTTGGGTGGCCAATATAGTACCTGTGatgaagaaaaatggggaaattcggatttgtgtagattttcgcaATCTGAACCAGGAAAGTCTaaaggataactatgctttacccaatatggactaTATATTGCAGACAATAGCCGGATtggaaatgatgtcaatgttagatggtttttctggctacaatcaaattagtgttgtagaaaatgaaaaacacaagacaacattcatcaccccttggggaacgtttgcatataatcgtatgccttttggtttgattaatgccGGAGCAAATTTTCAGAGGGCCATGGATTCTTTTTTTTGGGATTTCCATGacaaaattattgttgtttacctagatgacttgaaTGTGTTTTCTAAAGATAGGAAAAAACATCCCAAAGATCCAAGGGCAGTTCTACAACATTGTCGAGaacatggtatctccttgaatccaaaaaaGTCAGTTTTTTGTGTAACTgagggaaaattattggggcacatCAATTCAaaaggtgtcaagattgatccaGAAAGATTCAATGCAATCCAACACCTCAGCTTGCCTTCAAACCAGAGTGGAGTAAGGTCATTTTTCGGTTAGGTAAACTTCTTGACATGGTTTGTACCCAAATTTGCAGAAACTACTAAGCACATCATCAGCTTGTTGAGTGAGAAGTGTCCTTTTAAATGGACTATTGAGGccaaaaaaacatttgaaaagatcaagagctcaatttcCAATGCGCCAACCCTCATCAACCCAGATTTAAAAAGAATTTTGTCATATACTattatgcctcagaacatacaatgtcgGGAATATTATTACAGGAAGATGAATCTGGGACtgaagcacctatagcattcatgagtgtccCTCTTAAGAAATGTGAACTTAAGTATTCACTCTCATAAAAACAAGCCTTTGTCGTGGTTAAAGCAATTAAACAATTCAGGTATTATATTATGCACTCTCACTCTATGGTGTTTGTTCCATATTCTGTAGTGAAAAGTATTCTAACTCAATAGGAAGTTGGACTTAATAAAAGAGCGacatgggtaaccaaaattcaGGAATATGATCTAGATATTCATCCTACAAAGATAGTTAAAGGACAGGGCTTATGAAAATTAATAGCAGAAAATAAGATAGAGACAGAAAAAGAGCTACCATTAACTCTATTTGTTgggttgcaagatacatggttttTTGTTGTAGCTTATTATTTGACCTATGGTAGTTGCCTAAGTCATTTGtcaactaaagaacaaaggaatctcaaattgaaagaagctaagtatgttatttggcaagatgttttgtacaaaaaaggcttggatggtacctatttgagATGTGTAGATAAGCCTCAACAACGAAAGCTTCTggaagtttatcatgatgaagcctgcGGTGGACATTTCTCATCCTTGGTAACCtcttttaagattttaagaaactatttttattggcctggtatgtttcgtgatgcatatacttatgttaagggatgtgaaaaatgtcaactcttttcTCGAAAACCACATTTAGCTGCTCTACCTTTAAGGCTTGTGGTagtggatgaacctttcaaacaatggggtattgatttcattggtccaataaatcctcattccagtgctggCCATACGTATATTCTAATAGCAATAGATTATTTTATTAAGTGGGTAAAGGTTGTCCCCACTAAGAAGGCGAACTCAGAGGTTGTATGTAATTTTCTCGAAGATTGCATTTTAGTCCGTTTTGGGGTCCCTCAGAAGATTGTcgcagataatgcatcatatttctcctctgaagagTTGACTATGTTCtgttatgaacatcaaattactcttTCACATTCCTTCGATTACTTTCTACAAGGTAATGGGTtagcagaatcaagcaacaagaacctggtagccatcatgaagaagttagttgatgataatgccTGAAACTGGCATAAAaaggtatatgaagccttatgggtGGATAGAATTACTCCTAAAAGAGCAATTGGAATGGCACCTTATGAACTGGTGTATGGGATTGGCACAAAGGTTTCTTTACCTCTGGAATTGGCAGTGGTGAGACTTCAAACTGTAATTGAGGACTCCTTCTTCCAAAATGCTCTGGAGAAGAGATTCATGTATTTTATGaagttggaagaggaaagagagatgttAGTGGATAGAATTACTAACCATCATAACAGGGTGAAGAAAATCTTCGATATGAGAGCTCGACCAAGAGGGTTCCTAAAAGGAGATGAAGTATTGTTGTGGGACAAAAGAAGGGAACCAAAGGGtgcccatggaaaatttgattcattgtggaaaggttCGTTCAAGATCCATGAAGTAGCAAGACCGAATGCATTCAGACTAAATTATTCTGATGGaatggttatgccctatacctataatgggcaagactTGAAGCTTTATAAACTTTGAAATCTGTGACCAAGAGTTCACATACAGAGTAGGTTAGTTGTTTGTTTTGTGCCTTTTTGGTGTGTGTCCTTTTTGTCCCCTTTCTATTTTTGTTATGCGAAACCAAAGATTTAGAATTCTTTGcatttttcacaaaatacaatccccagttagagccaataTTATCATGCCATTCATCCCTCATAAAAAGAGTAAGTcgccctacaaaattttatttgagtctttatcttgttaaaaattccttggttcaatccttaatcctcTTGTAATTCGTCTCTTAATCCGAAGCACCAAGTTTCAATGGTTTGTTtaaacctcatgaaccccttgaaccattttgaaaggAGTTCTTAATGTTCATTTAGGTAGcgtaggttctaagttgtgtctaaaatGTTTCCAGACTAACGTTCACTCAAGTTTTTTGCAGCAGTTCTATTTCACGGTTGTAGATgatgtttcatatcctctttctctagaccgtgaaccgtttgaacctagttcaaatagttcagtgatgttcaacatgttcgaTAAAGTTTAAAAGGTCAGCGACAGTTAAcaaaagttaatcttttcaaagtaaaatttccttGGCACAGCGTAcgctttgaactacctgaaccctcatgaagtcaattcaaattgttcatgcatgttcaaatcaggtgggtcccatggactaaacGACATGATGGCACATTaattgctaagtatgatgaagattgaaccatatctcaggTGACGTCAACTAGccaatttttgaaggcaagtaatcatttttgggaattggcggttaTCCCAAAAACGTTgccatgcattcaatacacacgcgtgatgtcaaatcccaatgctcaacACATTTGAGTTGACGACCAAAATTAATGCACCAAATGAGATTTTATCACTTCAttttctataaggtatgaagtgattaatttctgaaacttgttcttcattgctgcagagtgtttgatagaaggtttgtctgCTGGTAATCATTCCATTGGTTTCAACTGTcaaggtgagttttgattcctatcttctccagtgatttttagcTATTTTTTTGTCTCGTAATAAAATTTGTTGGGGGAAATAagggttgttatttatgaattatgaagtccactctgcaccttTTCGGAAATAGTTTCAGTCTTGCTTGCACATAACCCATTGTCAGTGATACAAACCTGAAAGGAGAGAATTTAGAAGtcttgaaggaaagggtgtttaaaggaattgacagTTCTTTTGGTTTAGGAATTCTAAGTAGTGGCCTCGTAGAGGCAACAGcctttcctcctgctatcccttgcccagaattagttagggagtgcattgcgaggtatgatcctatttctgaaactatcaagagagataatggtgaaaccctcctcgtgATTAACagggaagtcatttcttctattttcaaattgccttattataagttctcaaatttttctcccgcccaatcagtcactgagttcaatgcagataaaactggACACCAGAATAATATAGCAAAGCATTGATTGAAATTTCCTTAGaggggtggctccaggttacctaaatatcccaacaaaaatcacatgcttccccacatccatgatgttatgttactATTACACCAAGATAGAGGTTCAGTTAAGGcctatagctttgatgattggatttactgttatgtacaactggtgttggaaggaaagAAGTGTCTTGACTAGGCAGAGCTTATTGCCGACTCCATGAGCAAACAACTAAgcatggtgaagaagttcaagcaaaatttctttatgtcctcatattTGACATATTGCCTGGCATGTGTTAAAGAAATAATGGGGATACCTAGGCAACTTGTTGAAGGAGATGTTTCtgtgtatgacttttaccccatgttgcaaaaagataatgcattgtaggattttaggagagtacataatgctttcctgggagacttgtgttatgagttaaaaaacatgaaatctaaaaggatgtctgaagatgcccaggcattagtgaaaatatatggtagtttctttgttcagtttcctcgtttctgttatataagggtaggtggttttgaagaagagcctttcagacttcctcgCTTTTGTTCTGATTGTTTTGTCCTTGCTAAGATCTATAGGTAGTTGTCTACCGTAATTAAGAAATCTCAACCcaaagataaatgggaggatcattttcctattcaattgggcattttatcttgcagttcaatgtcagatgcgttAAGCATAGGAGCtaacttgaagaatttcaattttccactgtatcatgaaaggaagggctttgataataaaggtttctcacggagtcttggtttgatgccgcaTCTTCCAATCCCacgcttggaggacttttgggaagattgcggTGATGAGATTGAAGTGTTCagaagagaaaatatgagaatggttctggaacaggtagtttcactgcaggtgaaacttgatgtaagtgggatcgaagaggattatctGGAGCTTTTTGAACCTGGATATCTAGACCAAGCTGAACCCGAAATgtcctgcattaattgggatgtggaagaagaggatgatatacaacttagaacaaagagagtcttggaaagaaccacagattgggttaataagaaaagagcaatgaaattaggcatcaagattgatcctgcaagagataatgtggtttctctacattcccccaaaacatttttctaaccccacttctatgcctattcatgcaagtaaaaataagaagtcatttCACACCAAGCACGAGCCTAATCCTGCTGTGAAATTTCTTGCCCCTCAATATACAAGGTCACAAAGTGTTGCACAAAGGAAAATGGACCAAGTCAAAGACATAGAGGTAaaagacaagatccttgatactcagatttttgaggtcgaggaccttgatagtgacatGTCAACACTATGGATTCTCATGCAATCACTATAGCCATGACACCCCCACCTAAAGTAACtggaggaacaactagttcaaatacaactcccaaatggttaactactttagTAAGCAAGAAATGGAGCTTCATCCCAGTGTACATCCCAATCcaagacatggtggtcaaatacatagagaagggtcccaaacagaagaagttcaaaacaactgccagatTGGATGTTGATGAAAAGACCGGGAGGTGCGTTGCTGATATTGCTTtttataagcccaaagatgagaataaggaagtaaatgcagaggattttgaggtcaccaaagtggatctcAGGAACATGAGCAGGAACTCtgataatcaccttttccaagtgtcggctaagaagatgctcaccaggtcagaaaaagatggacaagagaaaagagaactaaaactgcatatcaagattctagctcaattcattgatagcataggctattttggagcacttcccatatcgcatGCTTCAGAAAATTTTGACCCTACTTCACGagagaacaagaaactgatgaatcaagttcagtgAGTCAAGAGCATCATAGGGGccatagagaaatggattgaaggagtgattagagatggtaaAAAATATATCACAAACTCcaggaagctatgcgatgaaatgcaaaacctcactgtggagattcagaatcagattgtgccattggaaaaggaagagcataaatgggaaaatgtattacccatgctcaccaagatagaagaaTACTGAGCTACaaagtttttagcagaaaattaaattaaattggtaactgatgagtaTCAGCTTTTCgtattgaagaaaactatagcatggcgggtaattacattcaagtctgTGATTTTTTATGCCAGGGCCTCTGTTTATGAGCTTCAAGAAGTTCAGTGTAACTTgttcaatgacaataaagtggttaacccagaccatgattggtaactgggactttgtgggctgaacacACACGACGCGGTAAAGGCATTTAGGCTGCAcgtggagaaagttaaggccaaagacAACTTTACTCTCGAAGATATAACACAAATCATCCAAATTGAGTCCATGAAATTCATTGATAATGATCACTTACCTAAACATGCCGAGAAAATGTGAAACACGGGTGGGACAAGGAAGCCGCAAAAGccaagatcaatgccatgaaaaatccaaGTCAGTCAataattcaggagcttgcaaccacccacgatgcccagaaaagtggaggagaggatgacgatggagaagaagcatagcatgatgctaatgctttgtttttattttatatgcttttcataatcttgcaatgacttcgggacatctgtcccctaaatactctgttggtttttataactgtTTTAGAGGAGGTTGAGTTTTGCGGGAGACCTCCTCTTTTCTTTAaagactactataaattagattaagatagatagagaaagGGTTAGAAAAATACTACGATTTTGAGAAGTTTTATTTTGGTCGGAAGGAAGTGATCAAGTTTTTCAGAATCCAAACATGGAAAGAACTTATGcgtgtattgttatgtctttgttgcatgaaatacatatataaagatcatattCATTTTAAGGTGGAAAATATTtgagtttgaatccatggagtggtatttctttgcaaatattaatctaatcaaattGTCTGTGATTACCTTTCCGATGATGG includes:
- the LOC131876583 gene encoding uncharacterized protein LOC131876583; its protein translation is MGDFNTPLQGAEKFGGTQAQLDSKTDLMDFINVNALVDTDLTGASYTWSNRRDGKDLIQVYEALWVDRITPKRAIGMAPYELVYGIGTKVSLPLELAVVRLQTVIEDSFFQNALEKRFMYFMKLEEEREMLVDRITNHHNRVKKIFDMRARPRGFLKGDEVLLWDKRREPKGAHGKFDSLWKGSFKIHEVARPNAFRLNYSDGMVMPYTYNGQDLKLYKL